The following are encoded in a window of Vigna unguiculata cultivar IT97K-499-35 unplaced genomic scaffold, ASM411807v1 contig_178, whole genome shotgun sequence genomic DNA:
- the LOC114171284 gene encoding uncharacterized protein LOC114171284: MRAPKRNQPSLFQKALLGRRCLFTSLGQCSKHESVTPPSPMLSHRQRLGKRGRATCRETCTCGSGRGPRYTVLICVGPRNSSEIVMAQKQIWSGIPLFPVLVMFFISRLAETNRAPFDLPEAEAESVAGYNVEYARDAILNSPLLAEANVPGSRGLILTETRGGSLPT, encoded by the coding sequence ATGCGGGCGCCGAAAAGGAACCAGCCCAGCCTCTTCCAGAAAGCTTTGCTTGGTAGGCGCTGCCTATTCACTTCACTCGGACAATGCTCTAAACACGAAAGTGTGACGCCCCCTTCTCCCATGCTGAGTCACAGGCAGCGCCTCGGAAAGCGCGGACGAGCCACATGCAGGGAAACTTGCACGTGTGGTTCTGGCCGGGGACCCCGGTATACTGTACTAATATGTGTAGGTCCCCGTAATTCGAGTGAGATTGTCATGGCGCAAAAGCAGATATGGTCCGGTATTCCCTTGTTCCCTGTATTGGTTATGTTCTTCATTTCTCGTCTAGCAGAAACTAATCGAGCTCCGTTTGATCTCCCAGAAGCGGAAGCTGAATCAGTTGCAGGCTATAATGTAGAATATGcgcgggatgcgatccttaatAGTCCACTGTTGGCGGAAGCCAATGTCCCGGGGTCCCGGGGACTCATTCTGACTGAAACAAGGGGTGGGTCTTTACCAACTTAA